Proteins encoded by one window of Methylovirgula ligni:
- the msrB gene encoding peptide-methionine (R)-S-oxide reductase MsrB, whose protein sequence is MDAKQFPVTHTDAEWRKLLTPEQYQVMRGHGTERPGSCALNFEKRAGSFTCVGCGQTLFRAKTKFESGTGWPSFNDPVPGAVETSEDRSYGMARTEVHCSRCGSHLGHVFPDGPPPTHLRYCINGVAMNFQPE, encoded by the coding sequence ATGGATGCAAAGCAATTTCCCGTCACCCATACCGATGCCGAATGGCGCAAGCTGCTGACCCCGGAGCAATACCAGGTCATGCGCGGGCACGGCACCGAACGGCCGGGCTCCTGCGCGCTAAACTTCGAGAAGCGCGCCGGCAGCTTCACCTGCGTCGGCTGCGGCCAGACTTTGTTCCGCGCCAAGACGAAGTTCGAGAGCGGCACCGGCTGGCCGAGCTTCAACGATCCGGTGCCGGGCGCGGTCGAGACGTCGGAGGATCGCAGCTATGGAATGGCCCGCACGGAGGTGCATTGCAGCCGCTGCGGCAGCCATTTGGGTCATGTTTTTCCGGACGGTCCGCCGCCGACACATCTGCGCTATTGCATCAACGGCGTGGCGATGAATTTTCAGCCGGAATAG